Within the Apis cerana isolate GH-2021 linkage group LG9, AcerK_1.0, whole genome shotgun sequence genome, the region taggaaTATTTGCatgataaatcaatatttttaagaaatgaaattttattcatgaatgaatattgaatattattcataataatattcctcATATTTACTATAACAAAAAGTAATTaactaacaaaaataattaatataattaaattaatataattaatcaataaaaaagacaaaattaaaaagataattatctaatttgataaagataatttatcatCAACTAACAatctatcattataaaaattataaattaaggttatatgaaaaatttgcctaatatataattatcaataaaaatatacctagcaattattcaattaatctttGAGAATCAAATTCATTGCAAAAGTAGGATGcatgtaaaaaaatgttgaaacatATGAACCAGTCTGCAAAGTGCATGAACCATTCTGCAAACCCCAAGATAATAAGTTTTACGACATTGAACGTTGCTCCCTGCTATAACTCGTGTTACGCTTAAGTTATACCAAGGTGAATATGGaatatacatttacattatatgcGCTACAGATCATGTGTTATGTTTACTATGGTTTACtactgaaaatattaaatcatattgaaacgatatttaaacattGATTGATCGCTTTCGAGATCATAAATATAGTTATGTTTCTAAATGTATTGTGTATTGACCACCATAAAATAATCAACGAGAATGATTGATAAGTATAATTACAAGTTGTAAAAATGTTATCTATCTTATACGCAAAGATAATGTTATTACTACGACAATAaccaaatacaaataattaatacataatggattttagatattttaccattatgtaataaataatacaaattagattattaatatttttaatattttatgataaataattagttatttaataagaaaattttaattatattagatgaatatgataaaaatatatgatatttttaattgaaaaaattttttgaataaattatacggTGAAAAAGACGACTTTAAGTaagtactatttttttaattgaaaaaatataattttttgagtgaattataataaaaagaagactTCAAGtactattaattgaaaaaaaatcgaaatatcaagaaattaaataacatatgtaaaattaatatgatatattaataattataacatttaatataaaaattattataattatattattaattatttataattacataattaattaataaacgattttttttactaaaattcttaaatataatttcaaagaaaaaaaaatgaaaatttaaaaattaaattattagaaaatttaatcatgattagaataaaattttattcgattattattataataatttataataatttttttaataatggtttttcctaataaatatatattattaaacttccATTCtaagtaaatgatttttattgttaaaatattttaacaataatactatcattttatttctaatttgttGAATCAGTCAATATGGATGTAAACCATATTGCAGTACTTATTTTTGTCTATATATTACTAACGATGTGTTGCATTACACTATTGTCCTGAAGTACAACGAGTATCAGGTGATATTGGATGCCAGATGTGTGGTGTGAAGATCGCGATAGTTACTTTTCTCatataaaaagtagaaaagtAGAATagtaattatgtttaaaataaaaaatatgttatcgataaagtaattaaaaaataaaattaccgtttgaatgataattatcatttaactaaattataaaaaagttaaattaatgtttttatataaaataaaaatactaatatacGTAAggttatataaagatttaaaaattttatttttttactcttacaattaatcataattaatacaaattgcaCGATAGATATTAactgaatataaataagatatatttatttaaaattttttaaaataattcaagcaTGTACGCACAtgaaattacttatataataatccattcatttatcgataatacatGACTGGTAACCGCATACAATTTGACCATGAATTTAATACTTAACAGAAAGATCGATGACTTGTTTGTGGAATGCTATAACTATGATAATATTCGCACTTTAGGATAAATGAAGaagaatgttattaatttaattttaattagatctaatattgaatttctatttactGCGATACTATTCAAGAAGtttgaattacaaataatcCAAAGTCATTTTTCATCACtaaaaattgtgaattgaTTGTATAttgtcaatatatatataaaatatatataaaatatatatatatatatatatatatatatatatatatttttataattgcttTATAGGTCATTATATAAGTAGatggaaaaacaatttttaacataaagtTAGTGTATCAAACACAAAATCATAACATAtggattttaaacatttatattattttcaaactcgaattaaaatattatttaagaaaaaaattaattattaaaatttaattcattgctTACCTTCTTTATATACTATCACGATATCTTAACTTTTCAACCTCGTGACTTCTCAACGAGTTCGACGATTCCTGTCGACTAACAGTCTGTTTTCCCACCGCGATCAAAAGAGGAAATTATCACTATACGCGATCCAAGGGTCGAGAATGGTGTAGgtgtatatacatgtataagtAATATCTGTAGATACACACGTACATAAATgtgtatatgtaaaaaagagAGACGAGGAAAGGACACAAGAGATAACTGATCTACGATGTGATGTACTTCGTGATCAACGAAGAACTGAATTCGAATCGTGATTTACATgagaagttttatatatatatatatatatatatatgtgagttataatttttttgaagatctTTGAACTTTGGCCCTTATtttgtgaataataaaatgttatttgcactatttttaatattgcttaagaaaaagataaatgtgatatataatgataagacAGCTATTCGAAAGATCATCTATTTTAGATGTTACGTCGAGAACGAAAtcgtttttttacataaatttcaatagtATAAGTATTTATGTTTCAAGCATGCACTTAAGTTATCTTGTTTTCTTACGTTTGTTaagataatcaattataaagagAACTTCTTTAAatcctttttcaattaaaaattatcccaGCAATTCACTGTTATTTGATAAGATAAATCAAAAACGGTTTAACACCACGTGCTTTGTACTATGAACTTGATACAAGATTCACTGTTAACCGATTCTATACTTGCGGCGGTAATACGTAATGCGCATTCGAGCGACAGCTCAATATTCGCGCGAATAATACTCgaatattatcatttcttttatatttaaaacacttCTTTTTGTGCACATGTCAAATTTTTAACCTAACACACATTGAGGTTTCGCGAATACTGCATATTTTCGGCAAAACTGAACATACCCTTCTCTCACACGTACTAACGCCAGCGCAGAACACCGACCACTCTATACATGCTCGATTCAATAGCAGCCATCTTGCTAGTTTCGAGCTCAAACCGAaagaatcaatgaaaaaattatagcatAAATTCTTAACCATGTAATAATTtggagataataattttaaagaacatTACAAACTACAagcataaaaacaaaaattattttaatttctaatataattttcaaatttgttattatttgaatatattttttatttgaaatctcccgccaatttttaatataacgaatagtttatacttgaaaattttacacatttaatctcataatttttgttaacatcatataataatcattataaataatctattaaacataaataatattaaataatatactataaattaatttatgcgcATGTGAGGATTCAAGGATTTGACTCACAAACTACGATGGTCATGCTTTTCGATATAGATAGCCGGCCTACACGTGAACCAATCACAAACAGAGTTTCAATGGGCGGGGATGTGGCGTGATCCACGATGACGTCATAGTAGTCTACAATCGATAACTATTCGACGTTGAGCAAACCCTTATAACCTTGTTACTATAGTACTACATACGATCAATGTTTGACTTCAATGCGCCACATATCTTACGATATGATCGCGCATTCTTTACATTGATAATGTAAACATTAAACATTAATGTAACATTGATaacttgaataaaaatatattttcttaatcattttttattacaaaaaagaaaaatgatatctaatttttatgagTTTTTCGTAAAAGAAACaagtaaaatgtaatattatcattaagatAAGAGAGTGATTTTATCGATCATATTGATCTCTATTGTagttaatatgaataaaagtttTGCCAAATAGAATACAAAACTTTAcgtaaaactaaatttttatacatattttacaatgcgtaataagataaattgaagtgaaaaaattaagataaattgttgaagtgaaaataatttgaaaataaattcttgtatacaaaataatattaaataatactaaaataatattaaaaaaaactttaatataaatatgtacataataaCTTTATGTTTTCCAAAATTCGAATGTAATAGTACAACCTAAAAATCcagatctttatttttataacgaaataCATGAGAAATGccacatataataaaatcaacagCGTAacatttaaactttattaaaaccAACAATATTAACAAGAACAACAAGAATAAATCATTCCTTCGGAAATAGTTCACAGAAACTCGATCttacataaaattcaattgtcCTGCCATGTCGCTCAACGACGTAGTATATCAGTTAGTTATGCACTCGTATAGAATGGTTCACATCATGAATGATCAAGTGCCGGGAGACCTACGACATTAGTAACatgattcaaataataatagccTCAAAATGATAACAACGTTTCGGATCAAACCTTCTAATTATGAAATGCATTAAGACACTTGTCGTTAAGGGTCCAATCATGATGCTGCTACGGTCGCTAAAAGCAGTGCAAGAAAACAAGCCAGCAAAACCATAGAATATGTAGTAAATAGTATTGTTATAAGGTTAGTAACATATGAAATACGCATTTCAGTCGAACGAGGAATGTCATACAATTCATAAGTATCCTTGCATTTTGTACTCTCACCTTCACAATTTGGGTCATGTTCATCAATTTCTGGTTTAACAGCAGTTGATATTACAGTTTTTTCTTGAtcgctttctttttctttttcgttgttTAACGTCattgaatttgtttcaataatatttaatgatgaaatatcttttttaatcaaaacattattattgcaagaaatattattggtaTCCTTCTTTAATAATGCTtctaattcttcaatttcctTTTCATGTTTGCATAAACTCGCTGCTGCTAATTGTAAATCATAAACAGCTTTGGATAAATCAAGTTTTGGATCGGTATGCGAATTAGATCTTGCTTTTTCTGATTCTATCAAGTTGCAGTCCTCGTTTAAAGTTATCGTTGTATCTTCTTTAGGAactacatttaatatatcagtGATTCTTGACGAACTAGACAAATCATCATTTGTATCGTCTTGACTACAAGTAATGGAGCTACGAGTACTAGTATTGGGCGCTGTACTATCGGTTTCTATTTCAGAATGGTACGACGTCAGCGAATTCTTTTGGCTTAAACGACTATCGCGTAAGTGATCTGCCACACTGCTAAATGCCTCTGCAATTAGTTTAACATTCTCGTCTGCGACACGAAGATAGAAATCAAACGTATTATCGTCAGTCTTctcacaattttcattttcaaatttagtgAAAATTTCTGTTTGTTTTTCTATGTTCTCCTTAtctttatgattttcaatattattttctgaataaTGATTACCTAAAGATTGAATATGTAAAAGTGAGAATTTTTCcgtcttattattatcatttgaaaCATCTATTACAGGAAGTTCTGAACGAACATGTATTTCTTCAGTTGATTTCACTTCCATATCATTTTGTCCTTCAATTAAATTGACTAAATCTTGGCATAAACGACTGTACGCTGTGAAATCAGTTTCTGTATCTTGATTATATGACTCGTTAGATTTGTTCTGCACGCAATTCTGCCagaattcattattcaatGCATTAGGTAATATATCATTAGATATTATGGAATTTTGTGCTGttgtatcattttcattttttttttcgaagtcCTGTACTTTAGTCGATGGTGAAACATAAAcacgtaatttttttctatttacatttACTGCATGATTGCCATTTATGTCAGTTTTGGAGTTTCTCAATAAACTATCAGAATGCCATCGATCATAATCGGAAAGTTCACCATCGCTTACAACACGCCTATCCGTTCGTATGGgtaaagatttaatatctaatatagtGTTACTCATTTCATCTTTGATCTCTTGAAGACTAGGTTCTCTTCGAAGATGAATTCTATCATGATTAATTAAACCGTATAAATTAGCAGATAAAGATCTAACCGctcgtttttttttggtaCCAAAAGTAATTTCCTGATCTCTAATAATACTGTTTTTACTTTCAACAGTGTTTTTCGATGTATTGGCATCCTTTCTGAGAGCTCTATAAGCCAAATCATCGGTAACAATATCAGGCTCGCATTGTGGTATGTAAGATGAACGAGGATAGTCTGGTTTAGTTGGTGTGGTATGTAAGTAGTCACTTTCTGTGGCAGCTGTTACCGGTCCTAAAGGAATTCCAAATGGAGGTTGAGGATCAATTATCTTCAATGTGTTATTAGCATGTTGAATGCTTCGATAAACAACATCGTCTCGTGTTACATCTGGTTCGTCTCGACGCGATGCACAATTTCCAGCATATAGATAATCATCAGTTATATCTTTGCGTGATAAAATAGGCGAAGCTATCAGATAACTGATATTAGAGAGTGCAGATTGACCAACTACTTCCGATAATGATGCAGGTCTCTCTTTAGGATGCATTCTTCTATAAGCCATATCATCTTTCGTTCTATCTGTAGAATCTTCTGAAATATATGAAGTAGTATTAGTTTTTGCTTGACGGAGACTAAATTCTTCCATACTACGTCGTTCTGCTCTATCAAGAAGATCTTCATCTCCTAGACGGAGGCTATTATATATTGCTTCAAGTTCAGAAAGCGCTTCTTCAAGATTTTTagaacttctttttttttctaaagtatCTTGTTcggtaattaattgattttcttccattttcaaattatcaacAAATGTATCATttggtaaattataaaaattttcgattgcaATTTGTTTGATTGGTGATTTTGTATAGGAACTATCCAAAGACTTATTAATAGCAGGTGAAACGGAATTATTACgcatgtttttaatataagtagTAGATAATCTATTTTCACGCATTTTggtatcataatttttaaagcttGAAGTAAGTTGATCATTTCGATCATTTCTCCTTTGACATTTCATTGCTTccgtttctttaaatatcgGTTCATCTACGTGTCTGCCGGTTGAATTGTGTCTATTGTTTGTACACTCTGATAAATTACAAGATGGTGTTGAGCTTACAGTTAGAGACAATGGACGTCGTGGACAATGTTTAGTCGAGCCACACCAActgatttcattatttgaatcaTAGGATCTTAAACTTTTTACATGATCTTTAGTAACTTCATGTATATCGTTCATTTTAGTACGTAAAGTATCATCGTATTTCATTGCATCAAAGTTTTCATTCAATGGAAAAGAATTACAACtataagtaaaaattcgaCAACGTGGATCTCTTGGTGGAGGTTCAGGTGGAGAACTTCGACTCGCAAACTGACGATTTCTCGTATAATCATATGGATCAGCATAAATTGTATTACTAGCCATAGATAAATcgaaaacattattttcttcttgatttaaattgtttttatttttgtataaaatatttggtttTGCATAAGTATTATTTTGGTTTAAATCTGTTATATATTGGCTCATTGGATATTTTGTGAGATCAGTAGACGATTTTGTTTGTAAATTAGGTACAATCAATCCAGATTGTCGTAGATTTTCagcagatttttttattggaaaagtaTTACTGttagaataattgatatatgatGATTGttctgaaaattgaaaagactCGTTTGCACCTGTAGAAATAGATTGTTCTTCATTCATGAAATCAAGACTGGTGCgcttatttgttatattatttaaattttctggaAACCTGTGACCTTCATCTCTTGATAAACGTTTTATATAACGTTCAGTACGTGCTGCACGACTTTTTCtattacaagaaatatttttttgtgtacTATGTGCagcaatttcattttgatatctTGTCAATGAATTACAAGATTTACGCGAATCTTCATCTGAACTACTGTCTGCACAAATACGGTCTCGTTTTGCTTCTACTCgtgcttttaatttattttttcttgcttttttACTTAATCCATCCAATGATCCATCGCTACTACGAGAATTCAAAGAATCTTTTTGTAAGTTTGTTATATCCATTGACTTTGTAgtatcattaatattcaaatgttgatttgaattcttttcaattggTTGAAGCACAACATTatgtaattttctattaaatactGTGCGAGGTTTTGGTTGTCTTgtacaatatacaatttctTCATCATTGGAAGAACTATCATAATCCCGAATTGatgatattcttttcaaaattccacCAATtgaccattttttttctttttttttatctgtagAAGTCACAGCATTACAGACAGGTAAGCGTCGAGTTGGTGGTAAAAGACCATCcattcttaaaatatcttttccactgatacttcttttttccattatgaataaataatttatctatttaaatatattatatctaaaaaaaattaaaattaattaatatttaaaatttttaaatttattattatttgtagaatatgttaaactataaaatctcattatatcaatattagcataaactatattaataaatatattaatatgatgttaattttaataatcttaattctaCTTacgactatatatatatattaaatatatatatcatatatataacatatataaatgcaaaaaatatgtaaaaatatgcaGATGTAATCACTTCATTATAACCATTAAacgaattacattttatttaaacagcAAATTTTCGATTTCCAATATTGATATGTTTATACAGTGAACACCTTGAAACAGaggattttcattataaacaattatgtaTCATTACATGcatgtatataaatagaatattgtcTGCTAACCTCCATGCAGACGGTCAGTTGAATAATTCAGATAAGTATTAGACGAAGGGCGAATTTTCTGTACATTTGCCAAATATTTTCCTGTGATTTAGAAATGTTAGACACAAAATTCATTCACATTACACAGGATATACATCAAAACAACTTAGGTCAGTACATCTAATGTAGCGCTGATAATCCTGATAAGATTTCCACACCTCTTCCGTAGAATTTCGCAATACGTTCGTTATCTTGACAGATGAACTATAAAagttattcttgaaaaatataatgaactcttgtaaattattgaagttctcaatagtttaatttaaagatttatatttgaaaattattaaagatttgattaattttcagaCATCTACGATCTGTAACTAATATTTGCTTCATGCTTATTTAATAATGCTGCCATTACATGGATATCGGTGAATGTAGTATTACGCGTCAAATACAAAGGATACTGGTAGACCACTCGAAACTGACTCGAATCAGATCGAATCAGATATGAGAAGAGAAGGGATTCATCGTTTAGACCCCACCCATTACACCAACCTTCCCCCATCGCGCAGAATCACGCACAGTAAATCGTGCACGCATCTTACGCACCCACGCACGACAATTGTATCATCTGCTTTAGAActattataatagtattttagcttactttcgagaaataaaatagtattatatttattgatatattattaatataaatataaatttattgatataatattcttgttatataaaacatatatataatgtacattatacgaaatattttttataaaaatatttgatattttctttaacaataaTGTAGAAAAaggtgtataatatatttaaatgtggaCTGCACTATTTATTATGACGCTTCACATAGAAATCCTCTCTGACAGAGTTTAATGAAACTCTGATGATATAGTAGGAAAATGCTATTCTTCGGTTAGAATTGGAAATAAAGgaattttgtgaaattgattcttttaatatttgtttttttaatcataaattgaaatataaaattttttatataaattttataaatttatgaaattgattattttaatattaatattatttatttttttaatcataaattggaatataaaattttttatataaattttataagttttttaatttttcttttcattaatataataataagcatagatcatttattcatttatttatttttatgtattttacgtgcaatatgataaatagaaaattaatgaattgataattatatcgaatcaTAAAAACCTTGAACTTACGACTCTAAGTTATGTTTGAGATTcagtttaaaattgtattgcaTTCCAGATTTGAATTACGTCAGACTAAAGACGTAATACGACACTATTATAAATAGAGATGCTTTTATGTTAGTGTTTAgctgataaattttaatttaaattattctggttttttttaaataaaatatatttttttaaaacatttatattatacaattataaaaataatattatgtttcctgaatcaaattgatttattttcaacaaaatattaaaatcattttcttctaaataatatattttcatcaatttaaattacatataattgtaTGAGATacacatttcttatttttagtttaataattttaattttaaatatttatttgtttatatagtttcttaaaaatttaaaaataaatttatttaataaatcattacaaaataaagaatttatgttGCATTGTTAAatccattattaaataaaataaacatctaTATCAgatcattatataatgtaaaatagaaaGTTAAAAgagaatcatataattataaaagcatatatatttaaaaaagcatTGTCACATACAATGAGAGTGAGATACTATgggatatttcttttaaaaagttatttattctaatgtttcaagaattattattattattagaattattatttttattagtaaagtatacatattataatatacgattatataaaatatttcatataagaagggagtcaaattaaaaaaaagaaatgaaaatataaaattatatatacatttaattaaaaatatataggtaAAAAGgtaagagaagaaataaaaaaagtataagttaataacttcttttattgcattttaaagTGTTCATCtacattttatgtttaattttaagcgtttatatttattcatcaaaaaatggatcaaaaaacatataaaaaaatgtttattattatatttcattcacattttaaattatatattcaaacattcattgttattaaaaatttcaaaaaataaataatacttcaagaaaatacaaaactaaaatactttttattcttaaattaaataaatttatctatattttaaattgcatcGTCGAATTATCTATATAAGGTATAATAATtacctaaaataattaataatttcaataaatcattattcacATTGCAAatctccatttttattttctatttcatctcGTTAAATTCTAACATTAGACCAACACAATTAGACCAAATGTCCACAAAGAACCGGATATATTcttccattttccattttttctccGCGCAAATCGATGATACGCAAAGTCCAATAATATTCGCGGATATTTTAAGAAcggatacgaaaaaaaaaaaaagaaaaacgagaaaaagaaagaatgaatgGGTGGGGAATGCGCATTTCGTGAAAGTTATAATTCCTCTGAGTATTCTTGGTGCAGGGCTACCAGACATAACGCATTACGCGAAGTGTTAAAGGTTCAAGACGCCGAAGAGACCGTgatattctttcgaaattagGTATTCATGCTGCATCATTCCGGTCCAGAGAGCCATATACGGTTGGTCAAAGACACGAGGCATTGTGTATATGTAAGTTGCACATATCTCATCGATATAGCAAGGAGAAAGCCGCTTTCAGCATTAATTCaggacaaatatttttattttgcgcgCGGCAAAAACTTTACGAAAAAATCGACATGGCTCGCAAATTGACGTGACTCGAAATAGCAagcagaatttttttatagcacGATGGGTGTCTATTTATATCcgaaagtatatttaatcGTTTCACACGAACAgaagtatatgtataattttagaatgtaTAAAAAGAGTGAaccaaattaatttgtaattgataTTAGTGTTTAACATACACGGATATAATGAATAACCGtttcctttatttaaattcaagaaattattttatcgatataatttaacggctttgttaaataatttttaagaaaatttaacgctgtgtagaaatgaaattattttttaaaaatatttaagtatttagcTTTTGATGTTTGGTTCAGAATACGTGATGGATCGATTGTTTTAAAAagcatatttacaaaatttgtcattgaaaaatttgaagaatcagAATCgagtgacttttttttttcaaaattaatttcatacttatagaatttatttatttagactaataaaaagttaaaagtaattttatgttaatgatatttttatattagttaaTTGGTGAAAAAActcattaaatcattattaactcATTATTTGGTTTTAAGAAtttcttattgttaaatttaatatatattaattataatatattttaaatgcatcATTAAATgtctatttgaaaatttaaatatatatatatatatatatatatatatattatacttatatttgcaTGAGtaaaatttggataaaatttgattaaaataaatttcttggtTATTGATTTCTGATActgcattaaaataaatattaaattaaaaaataagccagataagtaataattaattatagggattatgaattattatgagctcttataaaatatcacaGTTAATTTTGAACAGTATATTTTGATGGTAAATTGGAAGAGTCAAAGTCGTGAAACTCTCAAGGATATGAATTGAAATAGCCTGTAGAATATGTAGAAATAGCAGACAGTCCATGATTGCAGGGTCAAATGATGACAAGGACAACAACCGTATGAGTGTTAAGCTTTTtcgtttattgaaaatatctctGTAAAACGTGTGTATATTGTGGCCGGGCGAGGTAAGCCGACAAAaccgaatctttttttttttcttcattttttcgacaacgaaacgaaatcggGTAGCAAACGAAGGAATACGGTGAAgacattaaaaacaataatagagTCAAATCGTTATTTAGTTACCTACATAAGTAAAGGACGAATCAACGATGCATTcgcttacttttctttttttcttttttttttcttttaatcttagtatattaattatattatgtataacaaAGCGGTAACAACTTGTTAATTGTAACTATTACGGTAATAATCgtttactttatataattacaataatgtaatgtaaGGATGATCGTTAACTAATCGATAACAAACGAATCGTTTCCTCCTCCATCCTTCCTTCGTCTTGATCGTCATATTTATTCTCGTCACTTTCTTAACTTCGTCTTTtccctatttttcttctcttttttcttt harbors:
- the LOC107992896 gene encoding uncharacterized protein LOC107992896 isoform X1 — translated: MEKRSISGKDILRMDGLLPPTRRLPVCNAVTSTDKKKEKKWSIGGILKRISSIRDYDSSSNDEEIVYCTRQPKPRTVFNRKLHNVVLQPIEKNSNQHLNINDTTKSMDITNLQKDSLNSRSSDGSLDGLSKKARKNKLKARVEAKRDRICADSSSDEDSRKSCNSLTRYQNEIAAHSTQKNISCNRKSRAARTERYIKRLSRDEGHRFPENLNNITNKRTSLDFMNEEQSISTGANESFQFSEQSSYINYSNSNTFPIKKSAENLRQSGLIVPNLQTKSSTDLTKYPMSQYITDLNQNNTYAKPNILYKNKNNLNQEENNVFDLSMASNTIYADPYDYTRNRQFASRSSPPEPPPRDPRCRIFTYSCNSFPLNENFDAMKYDDTLRTKMNDIHEVTKDHVKSLRSYDSNNEISWCGSTKHCPRRPLSLTVSSTPSCNLSECTNNRHNSTGRHVDEPIFKETEAMKCQRRNDRNDQLTSSFKNYDTKMRENRLSTTYIKNMRNNSVSPAINKSLDSSYTKSPIKQIAIENFYNLPNDTFVDNLKMEENQLITEQDTLEKKRSSKNLEEALSELEAIYNSLRLGDEDLLDRAERRSMEEFSLRQAKTNTTSYISEDSTDRTKDDMAYRRMHPKERPASLSEVVGQSALSNISYLIASPILSRKDITDDYLYAGNCASRRDEPDVTRDDVVYRSIQHANNTLKIIDPQPPFGIPLGPVTAATESDYLHTTPTKPDYPRSSYIPQCEPDIVTDDLAYRALRKDANTSKNTVESKNSIIRDQEITFGTKKKRAVRSLSANLYGLINHDRIHLRREPSLQEIKDEMSNTILDIKSLPIRTDRRVVSDGELSDYDRWHSDSLLRNSKTDINGNHAVNVNRKKLRVYVSPSTKVQDFEKKNENDTTAQNSIISNDILPNALNNEFWQNCVQNKSNESYNQDTETDFTAYSRLCQDLVNLIEGQNDMEVKSTEEIHVRSELPVIDVSNDNNKTEKFSLLHIQSLGNHYSENNIENHKDKENIEKQTEIFTKFENENCEKTDDNTFDFYLRVADENVKLIAEAFSSVADHLRDSRLSQKNSLTSYHSEIETDSTAPNTSTRSSITCSQDDTNDDLSSSSRITDILNVVPKEDTTITLNEDCNLIESEKARSNSHTDPKLDLSKAVYDLQLAAASLCKHEKEIEELEALLKKDTNNISCNNNVLIKKDISSLNIIETNSMTLNNEKEKESDQEKTVISTAVKPEIDEHDPNCEGESTKCKDTYELYDIPRSTEMRISYVTNLITILFTTYSMVLLACFLALLLATVAAS